One part of the Triplophysa dalaica isolate WHDGS20190420 chromosome 25, ASM1584641v1, whole genome shotgun sequence genome encodes these proteins:
- the sfpq gene encoding splicing factor, proline- and glutamine-rich isoform X1 yields the protein MSRDRSRNRGGGFQQRGRGGIMGMRGGMGNPYFRNQNQPPFQNRGGHVGGGFKANQGNQPNPAANVTPQKPQESVQNKPAILSPPAQGPTSAQQANNNKTPSTPQPAIPANVAPKIQSPPPQNNAIVKSPDLGSPQNPPKQNTPRGGMGNGQKQHVQPAKKAPEMKPQQNTKNEDLSHSQELKATLSLLRKPGEKTYTQRCRLFIGNLPNDITDVEFRRLFAKFGDPSEVFINQSKGFGFIRLESRAVAEIAKAELDDTPMKGRPLRVRFATHSAALSVRNLSPFVSNELLDEAFSQFGVVERAIVIVDDRGRSTGKGIVEFSSKPAARKAMDRVNDGVFLLTAAPRPVVVELLEQFDEEDGLPEKLAQKNPTYQKEREQPPRFARPGTFEFEYSQRWKSLDEMEKQQRQQVEKNIREAREKLEAEMEDAYHEHQANMLRQDLLRRQEELRRMEEIHSQEMQKRKEMQLRQEEERRRREEEMMRQREIEEQMRRKREETYRMGGYMENREREMRMNTGGGMGLADMSYGSPNQKFQLAGMNFDAHQGLGGAAAGGMASNEMRNDRFPQGGPRGMGAGNPGYGRVREEFDGPAKKPRF from the exons ATGTCTCGTGACCGGTCCCGTAACCGCGGAGGAGGATTCCAGCAACGAGGCCGCGGAGGAATAATGGGAATGCGTGGTGGAATGGGAAACCCATACTTTCGGAATCAAAACCAGCCACCTTTTCAAAACCGTGGAGGCCATGTGGGTGGTGGATTTAAGGCAAACCAGGGGAACCAACCCAATCCAGCAGCTAACGTTACGCCTCAGAAACCGCAAGAATCCGTTCAGAATAAGCCTGCCATTCTGTCGCCCCCAGCCCAGGGCCCAACGTCGGCCCAGCAAGCTAACAACAATAAAACCCCGTCGACACCCCAGCCTGCCATTCCCGCTAACGTTGCGCCGAAGATTCAGTCTCCACCGCCTCAGAATAACGCTATCGTAAAGAGCCCGGACCTCGGTTCTCCACAGAACCCGCCTAAACAAAACACGCCTCGAGGAGGGATGGGGAATGGCCAGAAACAGCATGTTCAGCCTGCGAAGAAAGCTCCAGAGATGAAGCCACAACAAAATACGAAAAACGAGGATCTGTCTCATTCTCAG GAGTTGAAGGCGACGTTATCTTTGCTTCGCAAACCTGGGGAGAAAACCTATACTCAACGTTGCAGATTGTTCATTGGCAACCTGCCAAACGACATCACCGATGTTGAATTCAGGAGGTTGTTTGCCAAATTTGGAGACCCCAGTGAGGTCTTCATCAATCAAAGCAAAGGTTTCGGCTTCATAAGACTG GAATCTCGTGCCGTGGCTGAGATTGCGAAAGCAGAGCTGGATGATACTCCAATGAAAGGCAGACCACTCAGAGTTCGCTTTGCCACTCACTCTGCTGCACTGTCTGTGCGTAACTTATCCCCCTTTGTCTCGAATGAGCTGCTGGATGAGGCCTTCTCTCAGTTTGGAGTAGTGGAAAGAGCTATAGTTATTGTAGATGATCGTGGCCGCTCAACAGGGAAAGGCATTGTCGAGTTCTCTTCCAAACCCGCAGCTCGGAAGGCAATGGATCGTGTTAATGATGGGGTGTTCCTTCTCACAGC GGCGCCCCGTCCAGTTGTTGTTGAATTATTAGAGCAATTTGATGAAGAAGATGGTTTGCCAGAGAAGCTTGCGCAGAAGAACCCCACTTATCAAAA ggAACGGGAGCAGCCTCCACGATTTGCCCGTCCTGGCACATTTGAGTTTGAATACTCTCAGCGCTGGAAGTCCCTCGATGAGATGGAGAAACAACAGAGGCAGCAGGTAGAGAAGAACATCCGTGAAGCCCGTGAGAAGCTGGAAGCAGAGATGGAAGATGCCTACCATGAGCATCAGGCAAACATGCTCAGACAAG ACCTCCTTAGACGTCAAGAGGAGCTCAGACGTATGGAAGAGATTCATAGTCAAGAGATGCAGAAACGTAAGGAAATGCAGCTGAG ACAAGAGGAGGAGCGCCGcagaagagaggaggagatgATGCGTCAGAGGGAGATCGAGGAACAGATGAGACGCAAACGCGAGGAGACTTACAGAATGGGTGGCTACATGGAGAAT AGGGAAAGGGAGATGAGGATGAATACTGGTGGAGGCATGGGATTGGCTG ATATGTCATATGGATCCCCTAACCAGAAGTTCCAGTTGGCTGGAATGAACTTTGATGCACACCAAGGGTTGGGGGGAGCAGCAGCAGGGGGCATGGCGTCCAACGAAATG
- the sfpq gene encoding splicing factor, proline- and glutamine-rich isoform X2, whose amino-acid sequence MSRDRSRNRGGGFQQRGRGGIMGMRGGMGNPYFRNQNQPPFQNRGGHVGGGFKANQGNQPNPAANVTPQKPQESVQNKPAILSPPAQGPTSAQQANNNKTPSTPQPAIPANVAPKIQSPPPQNNAIVKSPDLGSPQNPPKQNTPRGGMGNGQKQHVQPAKKAPEMKPQQNTKNEDLSHSQELKATLSLLRKPGEKTYTQRCRLFIGNLPNDITDVEFRRLFAKFGDPSEVFINQSKGFGFIRLESRAVAEIAKAELDDTPMKGRPLRVRFATHSAALSVRNLSPFVSNELLDEAFSQFGVVERAIVIVDDRGRSTGKGIVEFSSKPAARKAMDRVNDGVFLLTAAPRPVVVELLEQFDEEDGLPEKLAQKNPTYQKEREQPPRFARPGTFEFEYSQRWKSLDEMEKQQRQQVEKNIREAREKLEAEMEDAYHEHQANMLRQDLLRRQEELRRMEEIHSQEMQKRKEMQLRQEEERRRREEEMMRQREIEEQMRRKREETYRMGGYMENREREMRMNTGGGMGLADMSYGSPNQKFQLAGMNFDAHQGLGGAAAGGMASNEMGSWIIEGG is encoded by the exons ATGTCTCGTGACCGGTCCCGTAACCGCGGAGGAGGATTCCAGCAACGAGGCCGCGGAGGAATAATGGGAATGCGTGGTGGAATGGGAAACCCATACTTTCGGAATCAAAACCAGCCACCTTTTCAAAACCGTGGAGGCCATGTGGGTGGTGGATTTAAGGCAAACCAGGGGAACCAACCCAATCCAGCAGCTAACGTTACGCCTCAGAAACCGCAAGAATCCGTTCAGAATAAGCCTGCCATTCTGTCGCCCCCAGCCCAGGGCCCAACGTCGGCCCAGCAAGCTAACAACAATAAAACCCCGTCGACACCCCAGCCTGCCATTCCCGCTAACGTTGCGCCGAAGATTCAGTCTCCACCGCCTCAGAATAACGCTATCGTAAAGAGCCCGGACCTCGGTTCTCCACAGAACCCGCCTAAACAAAACACGCCTCGAGGAGGGATGGGGAATGGCCAGAAACAGCATGTTCAGCCTGCGAAGAAAGCTCCAGAGATGAAGCCACAACAAAATACGAAAAACGAGGATCTGTCTCATTCTCAG GAGTTGAAGGCGACGTTATCTTTGCTTCGCAAACCTGGGGAGAAAACCTATACTCAACGTTGCAGATTGTTCATTGGCAACCTGCCAAACGACATCACCGATGTTGAATTCAGGAGGTTGTTTGCCAAATTTGGAGACCCCAGTGAGGTCTTCATCAATCAAAGCAAAGGTTTCGGCTTCATAAGACTG GAATCTCGTGCCGTGGCTGAGATTGCGAAAGCAGAGCTGGATGATACTCCAATGAAAGGCAGACCACTCAGAGTTCGCTTTGCCACTCACTCTGCTGCACTGTCTGTGCGTAACTTATCCCCCTTTGTCTCGAATGAGCTGCTGGATGAGGCCTTCTCTCAGTTTGGAGTAGTGGAAAGAGCTATAGTTATTGTAGATGATCGTGGCCGCTCAACAGGGAAAGGCATTGTCGAGTTCTCTTCCAAACCCGCAGCTCGGAAGGCAATGGATCGTGTTAATGATGGGGTGTTCCTTCTCACAGC GGCGCCCCGTCCAGTTGTTGTTGAATTATTAGAGCAATTTGATGAAGAAGATGGTTTGCCAGAGAAGCTTGCGCAGAAGAACCCCACTTATCAAAA ggAACGGGAGCAGCCTCCACGATTTGCCCGTCCTGGCACATTTGAGTTTGAATACTCTCAGCGCTGGAAGTCCCTCGATGAGATGGAGAAACAACAGAGGCAGCAGGTAGAGAAGAACATCCGTGAAGCCCGTGAGAAGCTGGAAGCAGAGATGGAAGATGCCTACCATGAGCATCAGGCAAACATGCTCAGACAAG ACCTCCTTAGACGTCAAGAGGAGCTCAGACGTATGGAAGAGATTCATAGTCAAGAGATGCAGAAACGTAAGGAAATGCAGCTGAG ACAAGAGGAGGAGCGCCGcagaagagaggaggagatgATGCGTCAGAGGGAGATCGAGGAACAGATGAGACGCAAACGCGAGGAGACTTACAGAATGGGTGGCTACATGGAGAAT AGGGAAAGGGAGATGAGGATGAATACTGGTGGAGGCATGGGATTGGCTG ATATGTCATATGGATCCCCTAACCAGAAGTTCCAGTTGGCTGGAATGAACTTTGATGCACACCAAGGGTTGGGGGGAGCAGCAGCAGGGGGCATGGCGTCCAACGAAATG